In one window of Pseudobdellovibrionaceae bacterium DNA:
- a CDS encoding response regulator: MQKKDIQILIVDDDETMGKAMKAALEREGYSATMVSSSNEALSLFKVHDYRAVISDCMLPRIDGVKLMEQMRASAMNEFYLVLVSGIYKNRDYIREATARTNAQLFLTKPFDLEELTTKINEHFAGEIDTERTPLQKLLTLATPSRGDRQRALSETENIHGYELPFVYSNIAQSDLSGVLTLSAEGRDDEKIYFSKGKIFRVHINDKESYFGVLLIEKGFTTPAEVEAGLALSDSSKPIGKRLVDINSLSPHAIQVIQMEQMMIRLSKTVQDTHLTMSFETQPVTVEEAYLESTQVYPLLSDWVASKISLDWLKSTYLTWLDFTIAPGPNSASMASLSQLHVAQNTPGIVEQLKGQPTVQELFENTGANEEDVYRSLHLLLISGAISLGRAAQNQSDFQRRLQRVLRVQKDIEGKNHFEVLGLSQQARPNEINRAYHDLAKALHPDKVPLHAPDELRKVTEDVFARINSAYNVLSDQKGRLNYLKELEHGKVEEALAAEENFNKAYRSLISGKYRKAYERFKEVHAMKGHRADVPAFLVWSGVKAGGGQKNPVAWEEKMTKLLSQVPPEDRHAVPYYMARGMYHSFMGNFDKSYKYFKNALAQDPNNIAIKRELASLKSAASQRKQKGALSGDFSSVVTKFFRGKKSS; encoded by the coding sequence ATGCAGAAAAAAGACATCCAGATCTTAATAGTTGATGATGATGAAACCATGGGCAAGGCCATGAAAGCCGCTTTGGAACGAGAGGGTTATTCGGCCACCATGGTTTCCAGCTCCAATGAAGCCCTGTCGCTTTTTAAAGTGCATGACTATCGTGCGGTGATTTCTGATTGCATGCTTCCCCGCATTGACGGCGTAAAGTTGATGGAACAAATGCGCGCCAGCGCGATGAACGAATTCTACCTGGTTTTAGTCAGCGGTATTTACAAAAATCGCGACTACATTCGAGAAGCCACGGCCCGCACCAACGCTCAGCTTTTTTTAACGAAGCCGTTTGATCTTGAAGAGCTCACTACAAAGATCAACGAACATTTCGCTGGCGAAATTGACACCGAAAGAACTCCCCTGCAGAAACTTCTCACCCTCGCCACCCCTTCCCGAGGCGACAGACAGCGGGCCCTGAGCGAAACAGAAAATATTCACGGATATGAGCTGCCATTTGTGTATTCAAATATCGCACAATCAGACCTTTCCGGCGTTTTGACTCTCTCTGCTGAGGGGCGAGATGATGAAAAAATTTACTTTTCAAAGGGCAAGATTTTTCGAGTTCATATCAATGACAAAGAATCTTATTTTGGAGTTCTCCTTATTGAAAAAGGCTTTACCACTCCTGCCGAAGTGGAAGCGGGACTGGCCTTAAGCGATAGCTCCAAACCCATTGGCAAAAGACTTGTGGATATTAACTCATTAAGCCCTCACGCGATTCAAGTTATTCAAATGGAACAAATGATGATTCGCCTCAGTAAAACAGTGCAAGACACTCACTTGACTATGTCGTTTGAAACTCAACCCGTAACGGTTGAAGAAGCTTACCTTGAGTCCACGCAGGTGTATCCATTGCTCAGCGATTGGGTGGCGTCTAAAATCTCTTTAGATTGGCTGAAATCCACTTACCTGACTTGGCTTGACTTTACTATTGCACCTGGACCGAACTCGGCCTCGATGGCAAGTTTGTCGCAACTTCATGTGGCGCAAAACACTCCCGGCATTGTCGAACAGCTCAAGGGCCAGCCCACAGTGCAAGAACTTTTTGAAAACACCGGTGCCAATGAAGAAGATGTGTATCGAAGCCTACACCTACTTCTCATTTCCGGCGCTATAAGCCTGGGACGAGCTGCGCAGAATCAGTCAGATTTTCAAAGAAGACTGCAACGGGTTCTACGCGTACAAAAAGACATTGAAGGCAAAAACCATTTTGAAGTGCTTGGCCTTAGTCAACAAGCTCGACCGAATGAAATCAACAGGGCCTACCATGACCTTGCAAAGGCGTTACATCCGGATAAGGTACCACTGCATGCGCCTGATGAACTTCGTAAAGTCACCGAGGATGTATTTGCTCGCATTAACAGTGCTTATAATGTGTTAAGCGACCAAAAAGGTCGTTTAAATTATCTAAAAGAGCTTGAGCACGGCAAAGTTGAAGAGGCCCTAGCTGCCGAAGAAAACTTCAATAAAGCCTATCGATCACTTATCTCTGGAAAATATCGCAAAGCCTACGAACGATTTAAGGAAGTGCATGCAATGAAGGGACACCGCGCCGACGTCCCTGCGTTTTTGGTATGGTCTGGAGTCAAAGCCGGAGGCGGACAGAAGAACCCCGTGGCTTGGGAAGAAAAAATGACTAAACTATTAAGCCAAGTGCCCCCAGAAGATCGTCATGCTGTGCCCTACTATATGGCCCGAGGCATGTACCATTCATTTATGGGCAACTTCGATAAAAGCTACAAATACTTTAAAAATGCCCTCGCGCAAGACCCCAACAATATTGCCATTAAGAGAGAACTCGCATCTCTTAAAAGTGCCGCCAGTCAACGCAAACAAAAAGGCGCTCTTTCTGGTGATTTTTCTTCAGTGGTGACAAAGTTTTTTAGAGGCAAAAAATCGAGTTAG
- a CDS encoding ATP-binding protein → MKRHLNQQLENWKNRRNRKALVLKGARQVGKTYVVREFGKNFEHYCEINFEERPDLKTVFSKNLDVDRILRDLSIVTGVEIVPGKTLLFLDEVNECPEALKSLRYFYEKLPELHVIASGSLIDFTIEKVGVPVGRVEYLHLYPMSFLEFLEAQSNTRKLTESLGHENLLEEVNGVVHQKLIEHLSIYFVVGGMPEAVKMWCETQDIKACMAIHQNLVQSYKDDFEKYAKKNQVKYLDLIFDKLPAVLGEKFTYAKISEHYKARELSPALDLLAKAAVMHRIYHSSGNGIPLGAEMNSKKFKVIFLDIALTQALHGLDYAKWIVDFEGQYTNLGYLTEAFVGQELIAYFDPKQKAQLYYWMREKPGAMAEVDYIIEGSGGHVIPIEVKSGHRGSAKSLRVFMKEKPQTKIGVRLSLRPYERSRAELFIPLYAVFLAARAYSS, encoded by the coding sequence ATGAAAAGACACCTAAATCAACAGTTAGAGAACTGGAAAAATCGCCGCAACCGCAAGGCCTTGGTGCTTAAAGGGGCTCGGCAGGTGGGTAAGACCTACGTCGTGCGTGAGTTTGGCAAAAACTTCGAACATTACTGCGAAATAAATTTCGAAGAGCGGCCGGATTTGAAAACGGTGTTTAGCAAAAACCTAGATGTGGACCGAATTCTACGGGACCTATCCATTGTGACCGGTGTTGAAATCGTACCGGGCAAGACATTGTTATTTCTTGACGAGGTCAACGAATGCCCAGAGGCACTAAAGTCTCTACGCTACTTTTATGAAAAGTTGCCTGAATTGCATGTTATTGCCTCAGGTTCACTGATCGATTTTACTATTGAAAAGGTGGGCGTGCCGGTGGGCCGCGTGGAGTATCTGCATCTGTACCCCATGTCGTTTTTAGAGTTTTTAGAGGCACAAAGCAATACGCGAAAACTCACTGAGAGCTTGGGACATGAGAATTTGCTAGAAGAAGTGAATGGTGTTGTTCACCAGAAGTTAATAGAGCATTTATCGATTTATTTTGTGGTCGGCGGCATGCCCGAGGCAGTGAAAATGTGGTGTGAAACCCAAGACATCAAGGCCTGCATGGCCATCCATCAAAACTTGGTTCAGTCGTACAAGGATGATTTTGAAAAATATGCCAAGAAAAATCAGGTTAAGTATTTAGATCTTATATTTGACAAATTGCCAGCTGTTCTTGGCGAAAAGTTCACCTATGCCAAAATATCAGAGCATTACAAAGCGAGGGAGTTATCCCCAGCATTGGACCTCCTTGCAAAAGCGGCTGTTATGCATAGAATTTATCATTCGTCGGGTAATGGAATCCCCTTGGGGGCTGAGATGAATTCAAAAAAGTTTAAAGTGATATTCTTAGATATCGCTCTCACCCAAGCTTTACATGGTTTGGATTATGCAAAATGGATCGTGGATTTTGAAGGGCAGTACACAAACTTAGGATATCTAACGGAGGCATTTGTTGGCCAAGAGTTAATCGCCTATTTCGACCCAAAACAAAAAGCACAACTCTATTACTGGATGAGAGAAAAGCCTGGGGCAATGGCCGAGGTGGATTATATAATAGAAGGGTCAGGCGGCCACGTAATCCCCATCGAAGTGAAGAGCGGCCATCGCGGCAGCGCTAAAAGTTTGCGAGTGTTTATGAAGGAAAAACCGCAAACTAAGATCGGAGTGCGCTTGTCACTCAGGCCGTATGAGCGCTCGAGAGCAGAATTATTTATTCCTTTGTATGCGGTGTTTCTGGCCGCGAGGGCGTATTCATCCTAA
- the rodA gene encoding rod shape-determining protein RodA, whose product MRTGLQVQERTFFRRMDINFALVILVLNIIGLINLYSATHGVYITSSSKLFWQQLFWLGAGWSLFFVVTVIDYKFFSRAAYILYGLNLLALVAVMAFGKTFYGAQRWLDLGFFRYQPSETMKLTVVLVLAKVLSQPQPHQGLGFRGLAWPLVITLLPFVLTVRQPDLGTALLIAAISGSMILFVGVRKSILVLATVSCVVAAPLVWSFGLKPYQKSRILTFLTPGKDPRGAGYNSIQSKIAVGSGKVFGKGFRKGTQSQLEFLPERHTDFIFSVLSEEHGFVGSVSTLGCFLVLFLMALRIAAQARDRYGMLIVVGVVALIFWHVFINLGMVIGILPIVGVPLPLLSYGGSSMITTMAGLGIVSAVAYRRYLF is encoded by the coding sequence ATGAGAACGGGCCTACAGGTTCAAGAACGCACTTTTTTTCGCCGAATGGATATCAACTTCGCCTTGGTGATTTTGGTTTTAAATATAATTGGGCTAATCAATCTCTACAGCGCCACACATGGCGTTTACATCACGTCTTCATCGAAGCTTTTTTGGCAGCAGCTATTTTGGTTGGGTGCTGGATGGTCCCTGTTTTTTGTTGTCACTGTTATCGACTATAAGTTTTTTAGTCGAGCCGCCTACATTTTGTACGGACTCAATCTTTTGGCTTTGGTCGCGGTGATGGCCTTCGGTAAGACTTTTTATGGAGCCCAACGCTGGCTTGACCTAGGTTTTTTTCGTTACCAGCCCTCAGAAACTATGAAGCTCACGGTGGTGCTAGTGCTGGCGAAAGTACTTTCGCAACCGCAGCCGCATCAGGGCCTTGGGTTTAGAGGTTTGGCTTGGCCACTGGTCATCACACTTTTGCCCTTTGTCTTAACGGTACGACAACCCGACCTGGGCACGGCTTTATTGATTGCTGCCATATCGGGATCGATGATTTTATTTGTTGGAGTGAGAAAGTCTATTTTAGTTCTGGCCACGGTCAGCTGTGTAGTAGCAGCCCCTCTGGTGTGGAGTTTTGGTTTAAAGCCTTATCAAAAAAGTCGCATTCTCACTTTCTTAACACCAGGTAAAGATCCCCGCGGGGCCGGATACAACAGTATTCAATCTAAAATTGCCGTGGGTAGTGGTAAGGTTTTTGGAAAAGGTTTTCGAAAAGGCACCCAGTCGCAGCTTGAGTTTTTACCAGAACGACATACAGATTTTATTTTTAGTGTTTTGAGTGAAGAACATGGGTTTGTTGGCAGCGTCTCCACCTTGGGTTGTTTTTTAGTGTTATTTCTAATGGCTCTTCGCATAGCGGCCCAAGCTCGGGACCGGTACGGCATGCTTATTGTGGTCGGCGTTGTGGCCCTTATTTTTTGGCATGTGTTTATTAATCTAGGTATGGTCATTGGCATTTTGCCTATTGTAGGGGTTCCGTTGCCGCTATTGTCCTATGGGGGATCCAGTATGATCACCACCATGGCGGGGTTGGGTATTGTTTCCGCTGTGGCTTACCGGCGGTATTTGTTTTAA
- a CDS encoding SurA N-terminal domain-containing protein yields MLEKVRKPTRGKTAKGVVAYVVFGTICLVFVFFGFFPMDIGGVSGGTGAAVVNSQVISVADFQSHYDRLREQYEKQLAGLPASERKKYYGQLAERAIGELINRELLSQAAKSQGFVVVDDELRETIVNIAAFQEDGRFQRELYDRYITYTRQTPGMFEKRLRKDMAAQTVAKLFVQGVATSQAEDQLEQQARDTKFNLEYLRFDRAQLEKAVEKAISSEEVGAYIQDSKNLEALQAKYDKDKEQYKNPEQTRARHILIKAKQGNKDEEDKALAQIQKIEEKLKQNPENFAKLAEEFSEDMATKTKQGDLGFFNRGRMVPEFDEVAFNLPVGQTSGPVQTQFGFHLIKIEERKGGDYKSFDDVKQEIARKEMASGRVDSEVSQVEEWLKNGDMAKISAWASGHNFKWEETGEFALDRDSIPKLRQWKSLEPLMTTPEVGKHLPELANIDGRYHVVKIKSVVMPEVKPTDDKSKVSFFGSPRANEALEDWQEGLKEQAKIRRNNSIF; encoded by the coding sequence ATGTTGGAAAAGGTTCGAAAACCCACTCGCGGGAAGACGGCAAAGGGCGTCGTCGCCTACGTTGTCTTTGGCACGATCTGTTTAGTTTTTGTATTTTTTGGTTTTTTTCCAATGGATATTGGTGGAGTGAGCGGCGGCACTGGTGCCGCAGTAGTCAACAGCCAGGTGATTTCTGTGGCCGACTTTCAGAGCCACTACGACCGGTTGCGAGAGCAATATGAAAAGCAACTTGCAGGATTGCCGGCCTCAGAAAGAAAAAAGTACTACGGTCAGTTGGCTGAAAGGGCTATCGGTGAGTTGATCAATCGAGAGTTATTGTCGCAGGCGGCTAAAAGCCAAGGTTTTGTGGTCGTGGATGATGAGCTGCGTGAGACCATCGTCAACATCGCGGCCTTTCAAGAAGACGGTCGATTCCAGCGGGAGCTTTATGATCGTTACATCACTTACACGCGGCAAACCCCGGGTATGTTTGAAAAACGCTTACGAAAAGACATGGCCGCACAAACTGTGGCCAAGCTGTTTGTGCAGGGAGTGGCCACCAGTCAAGCCGAGGACCAGTTGGAACAACAAGCCAGAGACACAAAGTTTAACCTTGAGTACTTGCGCTTTGACCGGGCCCAGCTTGAAAAAGCCGTGGAAAAAGCGATTTCAAGTGAAGAAGTGGGTGCCTACATTCAAGATTCAAAAAATCTAGAAGCGTTGCAGGCAAAATACGATAAAGACAAAGAGCAATATAAAAATCCAGAGCAAACCCGGGCTCGGCATATTTTGATAAAAGCCAAGCAGGGCAACAAAGACGAAGAAGACAAGGCTCTGGCGCAGATTCAGAAGATCGAAGAAAAGCTAAAGCAAAATCCTGAGAATTTTGCGAAATTGGCTGAAGAGTTCAGCGAAGATATGGCAACAAAAACTAAGCAAGGCGACCTGGGCTTTTTCAACCGAGGTCGGATGGTGCCGGAGTTTGATGAGGTGGCATTTAATTTACCGGTGGGGCAAACCAGTGGCCCGGTACAGACCCAGTTTGGCTTTCACCTTATTAAAATTGAAGAGCGTAAAGGCGGGGACTATAAAAGCTTTGATGACGTAAAACAGGAAATAGCAAGAAAAGAAATGGCTTCGGGCCGGGTGGATTCTGAAGTGAGTCAAGTGGAAGAGTGGTTGAAAAATGGAGATATGGCAAAAATAAGCGCCTGGGCTTCGGGTCACAATTTTAAATGGGAAGAAACCGGTGAGTTTGCACTCGATCGTGATTCCATTCCTAAGTTGCGACAATGGAAATCGCTAGAGCCTCTCATGACAACACCTGAAGTGGGCAAACACTTACCCGAACTCGCTAACATCGACGGACGATATCACGTGGTCAAAATCAAGTCTGTGGTTATGCCCGAGGTAAAACCCACGGATGACAAATCAAAGGTGAGCTTTTTTGGCTCACCTCGGGCCAACGAGGCCCTGGAAGACTGGCAAGAGGGCCTCAAAGAACAGGCAAAGATCCGCCGTAACAACTCGATTTTTTAA
- the mreC gene encoding rod shape-determining protein MreC yields the protein MGFFTTEIKKFVLTALVVSMSLIAVNMQQSVEDSPWYLRPFSVAAGLVQNAYSGFSSGVRGTAALYLNLVDIKKQNRELLKTNAKLTTELGDMTELRLENERLNDLLAFKKKTTMDLLAAKVIGRDLMPDHYSVTINRGTQHGVKKGMAAITVGGIVGYVIQPELLTAQILLLPDRYASVDAIVQRSRARGIVQGLSKDTCRMEYLQRGDDVVVGDLVVTSGLQNIFPKGYPVGTVTQVRKNRYGISQDVELQPAVNPFTIEELFIVLNTNNEDFTPPPPKQSLVPGRALPSGRRPAEGT from the coding sequence ATGGGCTTTTTCACAACGGAAATTAAAAAATTTGTTTTGACCGCCCTTGTCGTCTCCATGTCGCTCATCGCGGTAAACATGCAGCAGAGTGTCGAGGATTCCCCGTGGTATTTGCGCCCCTTTTCTGTGGCCGCTGGATTAGTTCAAAATGCCTATTCTGGGTTCAGTTCAGGAGTGCGTGGCACCGCCGCCTTATATTTAAACCTTGTCGATATTAAAAAACAAAATCGAGAACTTTTGAAAACCAACGCCAAGCTCACAACCGAGTTAGGCGACATGACGGAGCTGCGTCTTGAAAATGAAAGACTCAACGATTTGCTCGCCTTCAAAAAGAAAACGACCATGGATTTACTGGCCGCCAAGGTGATTGGTCGGGATCTTATGCCCGATCACTATAGTGTCACCATCAACCGCGGCACCCAACATGGAGTGAAAAAGGGCATGGCCGCTATTACCGTTGGAGGCATTGTTGGGTATGTGATTCAGCCCGAATTATTAACAGCACAAATTCTTTTGCTTCCGGATCGCTATGCTTCTGTGGATGCCATCGTTCAACGGTCGCGAGCCCGTGGAATCGTGCAGGGCCTGAGTAAGGACACCTGCCGCATGGAGTATTTGCAACGCGGTGACGATGTAGTTGTGGGAGACTTAGTCGTCACAAGCGGCCTACAAAATATATTCCCGAAAGGATACCCCGTGGGAACAGTGACCCAGGTGAGGAAGAATCGCTACGGAATCAGCCAAGATGTGGAGCTACAACCGGCGGTGAACCCCTTTACCATTGAAGAGTTGTTTATTGTTTTAAATACCAATAACGAAGATTTCACTCCGCCTCCGCCTAAGCAAAGCCTCGTCCCTGGCAGAGCTCTTCCCTCTGGTCGCCGGCCGGCGGAGGGCACATGA
- the mrdA gene encoding penicillin-binding protein 2, giving the protein MISTAVIFSRLWYLQIIKGHELSSFSEKNLIKAIKRPAERGLFLDRDGQILVENLPGYNAVISPQYAKDLPELAKAMQPVLKIPADTIVELVKKSRRQNGPFRNVVIKENLTLDEVIKLNHIRFEQSGLDIEEVILRHYPLKENGAQLLGYVGEISKSKIQTLNKKYADEIKNGNHLDAFEQGDIVGKNGLERVWEAEVRGRRGLNFVEVDARGRELNRSDSKFLGLKDKPESHGHNLVLTLDRDLQEAAYLAMQRQDHIGPRIGALVAMKSNGEILAWVNTPSFDPNEFSLGISQETWSKLVNDPNKPLRNKVIQDHYAPGSTIKPIIASAALQEKVIEKNTVVFAPGSMRYGRRTYHDSLKGGHGNITVREAIERSSNIFFYKMGIELGIDNMAKYASLLGLGQKTDLQVPNEVSGLFPTSKWKLDVKGEPWQPGENLSNAIGQGFVLTTLLQMAVAYNAIGLEGKVYKPYLVKKIISRDNKLLAEFQPEMIRDVSKPNAEGVYVSPAHLKTVKEGMWAVANGARGTARYWKIPGVEMAGKTGTSQVMSFSADQIYNKCEKRPFFERHHGSYVGFAPADKPEITVAVLAEHSCHGSTGAAPIVRDVIQAYMEKYHPERTKSKSSTTADKPLVRHDEVPDEDQLDEETITQ; this is encoded by the coding sequence ATGATATCTACCGCGGTAATTTTTTCGCGGCTCTGGTACTTACAAATTATAAAAGGCCACGAGCTCAGTTCGTTTTCGGAGAAAAACTTAATCAAAGCTATTAAGCGTCCTGCCGAACGAGGGCTGTTCCTAGATCGCGACGGTCAAATACTGGTTGAGAATTTACCAGGCTACAACGCTGTGATCTCTCCTCAATATGCTAAAGATTTACCGGAGTTGGCAAAAGCCATGCAGCCGGTTTTGAAAATACCTGCAGATACCATAGTTGAACTGGTCAAAAAGAGTCGCCGCCAGAATGGGCCTTTCCGCAATGTGGTGATCAAAGAAAATCTAACTCTCGATGAGGTTATAAAACTAAACCATATTCGGTTTGAACAATCTGGCTTAGATATAGAAGAGGTGATTTTGCGTCATTACCCCCTCAAAGAAAACGGCGCTCAGTTATTAGGATATGTGGGTGAGATTTCGAAAAGTAAAATTCAAACTCTTAACAAAAAATATGCCGATGAAATCAAAAATGGAAATCACCTTGATGCTTTTGAACAAGGAGACATCGTTGGCAAAAATGGGTTGGAACGAGTCTGGGAAGCCGAGGTGCGTGGACGCCGCGGGCTTAATTTTGTAGAAGTGGATGCCCGAGGCCGAGAGCTGAATCGTTCTGACTCAAAGTTTTTAGGCTTAAAAGATAAACCCGAAAGCCATGGTCACAACTTGGTTCTCACTCTTGATCGCGACCTGCAAGAGGCGGCCTACCTTGCAATGCAACGCCAAGATCACATTGGCCCTCGAATTGGGGCCTTGGTGGCAATGAAATCGAACGGTGAAATCTTGGCCTGGGTGAACACGCCCTCCTTTGACCCCAATGAATTTTCACTGGGAATCTCTCAAGAAACCTGGTCAAAGCTTGTGAATGACCCCAATAAACCTCTGCGCAATAAAGTGATCCAAGATCATTATGCGCCTGGCTCCACAATCAAGCCAATAATTGCATCAGCAGCATTGCAAGAAAAAGTTATCGAGAAAAACACCGTGGTGTTTGCGCCCGGATCCATGCGATACGGGCGCAGAACCTACCATGATTCTTTAAAAGGTGGCCACGGAAACATCACCGTGAGAGAGGCCATTGAGCGATCCAGCAATATCTTTTTTTATAAAATGGGTATTGAGCTTGGGATCGATAACATGGCCAAGTACGCAAGCCTTTTGGGCCTTGGACAGAAAACAGATTTACAAGTGCCCAACGAAGTTTCGGGATTGTTTCCCACGTCTAAGTGGAAGCTTGATGTAAAAGGAGAACCGTGGCAACCCGGAGAAAACTTAAGTAACGCCATTGGGCAAGGGTTTGTGCTTACAACGTTGTTACAAATGGCCGTAGCCTACAATGCCATTGGGCTTGAAGGAAAAGTCTATAAACCCTATTTAGTTAAAAAGATCATCAGCCGAGACAATAAGCTTTTAGCTGAGTTTCAACCTGAGATGATTAGAGATGTTTCAAAGCCCAACGCCGAAGGGGTTTACGTCTCGCCTGCGCACCTGAAAACCGTGAAAGAAGGCATGTGGGCTGTGGCAAATGGCGCTCGAGGCACCGCGCGCTACTGGAAAATCCCTGGCGTTGAAATGGCCGGCAAAACGGGAACAAGCCAAGTCATGTCATTTTCTGCAGACCAAATTTACAACAAATGTGAAAAGCGGCCTTTTTTTGAAAGGCACCACGGATCCTATGTCGGCTTTGCTCCGGCGGATAAGCCAGAAATCACAGTGGCGGTATTGGCTGAACATTCCTGCCACGGCTCTACAGGAGCAGCTCCCATTGTTCGTGATGTCATCCAAGCCTACATGGAAAAATACCATCCAGAGCGTACAAAATCGAAATCATCTACCACTGCAGACAAACCTCTCGTCCGCCATGATGAAGTGCCCGACGAAGATCAGCTCGACGAGGAGACCATCACACAATGA
- the trxA gene encoding thioredoxin has translation MSKPEAVTDANFETAVLNSDQPVLVDFWAEWCGPCRALGPKLEEISGEMVGKMKVVKLNVDENPSAPSRYGIRGIPTMILFKGGEVVDQVVGNQPKENIVAMINQHL, from the coding sequence ATGAGCAAACCAGAAGCCGTAACCGATGCCAATTTTGAAACTGCCGTTCTTAATTCAGATCAGCCTGTACTCGTAGACTTTTGGGCAGAGTGGTGTGGTCCTTGCCGAGCCCTTGGTCCTAAGTTGGAAGAGATCTCTGGGGAAATGGTCGGCAAAATGAAAGTGGTTAAACTGAACGTGGACGAAAACCCCAGTGCCCCAAGCCGTTACGGCATTCGCGGTATCCCCACAATGATTCTTTTTAAAGGTGGCGAAGTGGTTGACCAAGTGGTCGGAAACCAGCCCAAAGAAAACATTGTGGCAATGATCAACCAACATCTCTAA